One genomic segment of Oreochromis aureus strain Israel breed Guangdong linkage group 9, ZZ_aureus, whole genome shotgun sequence includes these proteins:
- the prpf4bb gene encoding pre-mRNA processing factor 4Bb isoform X1 translates to MADVEMDISSRRMNNGNEHVKQDLESHERSGNEDSGDISEEEEEEVGVDNEEAETNGEKTEEGSKHHSSSGKHKRKKHKHRSKHKKHKHASDEDKDRKRKHRHKHRKHKRKEGSSPSAAVLFGSSTHRKIESSPSSGNPSLDDRALLEDLEKQRAMIKAELDSQLMEGKVQSGMGLILQGYNSGSEEDGDARFRNGEPRQRGSSGKPISPRGGKSGKSRRDSTEGSKSSSKRRSRSKSADKPAKESKQDKVTKSTKDTGVKDRGRGRSRSKDRKRSHSTDRSKERRKSNSPSSFRAEQKVGRTDKRSSPQRDDRPNQERVSRRSRSPGRERPSRSDADRDKRPAKSPSKDTSLGKENRSPHRRGAHSPARKRSASPRHRDARYPSASASERTSKQSHSPSRTRFSPQRRRSRSPEVRRRDAERQESPLRKRSRADVGPGRDRSRDNSPRSSSRRRMSRSPLRRRSPSPRRRSRSSPRRRSRSPLRRRSGERDRYGRLRQYRRSTSRDRERRRRGRDEDKFKGSLSEGMKVDQESSEEEVLEDFDGEEIDEEALIEQRRQQRMAIVQKYKIVNEDTNQTSEPSSPQSSTRSRSPSPDDILERVAADVKEYERENVNTFEANIKAKHNLIAQEKDGSNPKKPSAPDMFTESDDMFAADFDSARMRAAGVGKDFKENPNLRDNWTDAEGYYRVNIGETLDKRYDVYGYTGQGVFSNVIRARDTARAGQEVAIKIIRNNELMHKTGLKELEFLKKLNDADPDDKFHCLRLFRHFYHKQHLCLVFEPLSMNLREVLKKYGKDVGLHIKAVRSYSQQLFLALKLLKRCNILHADIKPDNILVNESKTILKLCDFGSASHVADNDITPYLVSRFYRAPEIIIGKPYDYGIDMWSVGCTLYELYTGKILLPGSSNNHMLKLAMDLKGKMPNKMIRKGLFKDQHFDQNLNFLYIEVDKVTEREKVTVMSTINPTKDLLADMIGGQRLPEDQRKKVMQLKDLLDGTLMLDPAKRISINQALQHPFIQEKI, encoded by the exons ATGGCCGACGTTGAGATGGACATCTCGTCCAGGAGAATGAATAATGGCAACGAGCACGT GAAGCAAGATCTGGAAAGCCATGAACGAAGTGGAAATGAGGACAGCGGCGACATatctgaagaggaggaggaggaggtaggGGTTGACAAT GAGGAGGCTGAAACTAACGGCGAGAAGACAGAGGAGGGGTCCAAACATCACAGCAGTAGCGGTAAACACAAGCGGAAAAAACACAAGCATCGCAGTaagcacaaaaagcacaaacatgCCTCTGATGAGGACAAGGACCGCAAACGCAAGCATCGTCACAAACATAGGAAACACAAACGCAAAGAGGGCTCCTCTCCCTCCGCCGCTGTCCTCTTTGGCTCCTCTACTCATAGAAAAATTGaatcttctccttcttctggAAATCCAAGTCTGGATGACAGGGCCTTGCTGGAGGATTTGGAGAAACAGAGGGCCATGATCAAAGCTGAACTTGACAGCCAGTTGATGGAGGGAAAAGTTCAGTCTGGCATGGGTTTGATCCTTCAGGGGTATAACTCTGGATCTGAAGAGGATGGAGATGCAAGGTTCAGAAATGGAGAACCACGACAAAGGGGCAGCTCAGGTAAACCTATATCACCCAGAGGAGGAAAAAGTGGCAAATCTAGACGGGACTCAACAGAGGGCAGTAAGTCTAGCTCCAAACGCCGTAGTCGGAGTAAGTCTGCAGACAAGCCGGCCAAGGAGTCTAAGCAGGACAAGGTGACCAAAAGCACCAAGGACACAGGTGTAAAAGACAGAGGGCGTGGAAGGAGCAGGTCAAAAGACAGGAAGCGTTCACACAGCACTGATAGGTCCAAGGAGAGAAGGAAGTCCAACTCTCCTTCCAGCTTCAGGGCAGAGCAGAAAGTCGGCCGCACTGATAAACGGTCCTCTCCGCAGCGGGATGATAGACCCAACCAGGAAAGAGTGAGCCGACGGTCCAGATCGCCTGGACGGGAACGGCCAAGTCGCTCAGACGCTGACCGGGACAAACGGCCAGCCAAGTCACCATCCAAGGACACTTCTTTAGGAAAGGAAAACCGTTCCCCTCATAGACGAGGGGCTCACAGCCCTGCAAGGAAACGCAGCGCTTCCCCTCGCCATAGAGATGCCCGCTACCCTTCGGCTAGTGCCTCAGAAAGGACATCAAAACAGAGCCACTCTCCTTCCAGAACTAGGTTCTCGCCCCAGAGACGCCGTAGCCGCTCACCAGAGGTCAGGAGGCGAGATGCTGAGAGGCAGGAGTCACCACTGAG GAAGCGCTCTCGGGCAGATGTTGGACCAGGCAGAGACCGATCGCGCGATAACAGTCCGAGATCATCGTCTCGCCGCAGGATGAGTCGCTCGCCTCTGAGACGACGGTCCCCATCGCCACGCCGCCGCTCCCGCTCCTCCCCCCGCAGACGGAGCAGGTCTCCACTGAGACGGAG GTCTGGGGAGAGAGACCGATATGGTCGACTCCGACAGTATCGACGCTCAACGTCCCGCGATCGGGAAAGAAGGCGACGCGGCAGAGATGAAGACAAGTTTAAGGGAAGTCTCTCAGAAGGCATGAAAGTCGATCAGGAGTCCTCAGAGGAAGAAGT TTTGGAGGATTTTGATGGTGAGGAGATAGATGAAGAAGCTCTCATTGAGCAGCGCCGCCAACAGCGTATGGCCATCGTCCAG AAGTACAAAATCGTGAACGAGGACACCAATCAGACATCGGAGCCCAGCAGCCCCCAGAGCAGCACGCGTAGCCGTTCGCCCTCACCCGATGACATCTTGGAGCGAGTAGCCGCAGACGTGAAGGAGTACGAGCGTGAGAATGTCAACACCTTCGAGGCCAACATCAAAGCCAAGCACAACCTCATCGCCCAGGAGAAAGACG GATCTAACCCGAAGAAGCCTTCAGCTCCAGACATGTTTACCGAGTCAGATGACATGTTTGCTGCAGACTTTGAC AGTGCCAGGATGAGAGCAGCCGGTGTAGGAAAGGACTTCAAGGAGAACCCCAACCTCAGGGACAACTGGACTGATGCTGAGGGTTACTACC GAGTGAACATCGGGGAGACGCTGGACAAACGTTACGACGTGTATGGCTACACTGGACAAGGTGTGTTCAGCAATGTGATCAGAGCCAGAGACACTGCCCGAGCCGGCCAGGAGGTGGCAATCAAGATCATCCGAAACAACGAGCTCAT GCACAAGACTGGTTTAAAAGAGCTGGAATTCCTGAAGAAGCTGAATGACGCCGATCCCGATGACAAGTTCCACTGCCTGCGCCTTTTCAGGCACTTTTACCACAAGCAGCATCTTTGTTTGGTGTTTGAGCCTCTAAG CATGAATTTGCGAGAGGTGTTGAAGAAGTACGGTAAAGATGTTGGGCTTCACATCAAAGCTGTGCGTTCCTACAGCCAGCAGCTCTTCTTGGCTCTCAAGCTGCTCAAACGATGCAACATTCTCCACGCCGACATCAAGCCAGATAATATCCTG GTGAACGAGTCAAAGACCATCCTGAAGCTGTGTGACTTTGGTTCGGCATCACATGTTGCTGACAATGACATCACACCATATCTGGTCAGCAGATTTTACAGGGCTCCAGAAATTA TCATAGGAAAGCCATACGACTATGGCATCGACATGTGGTCCGTCGGCTGCACTCTGTACGAGCTTTACACGGGCAAAATCCTGCTTCCCGGATCTTCCAACAATCACATGCTCAAGCTAGCTATGGACCTCAAGGGCAAGATGCCCAACAAG ATGATCCGTAAAGGATTGTTCAAAGACCAGCACTTCGATCAGAATTTGAACTTCTTGTACATTGAAGTAGACAAAGTGACTGAAAGG GAGAAGGTGACAGTGATGAGCACCATCAACCCCACCAAAGACCTGCTGGCAGACATGATAGGAGGCCAGCGGCTGCCCGAGGACCAGAGGAAGAAGGTAATGCAGCTGAAGGACCTGCTGGATGGAACGCTGATGCTGGACCCTGCCAAGCGCATCAGTATCAACCAGGCTCTGCAGCACCCCTTTATCCAGGAGAAGATCTGA
- the prpf4bb gene encoding pre-mRNA processing factor 4Bb isoform X2 translates to MADVEMDISSRRMNNGNEHVKQDLESHERSGNEDSGDISEEEEEEEEAETNGEKTEEGSKHHSSSGKHKRKKHKHRSKHKKHKHASDEDKDRKRKHRHKHRKHKRKEGSSPSAAVLFGSSTHRKIESSPSSGNPSLDDRALLEDLEKQRAMIKAELDSQLMEGKVQSGMGLILQGYNSGSEEDGDARFRNGEPRQRGSSGKPISPRGGKSGKSRRDSTEGSKSSSKRRSRSKSADKPAKESKQDKVTKSTKDTGVKDRGRGRSRSKDRKRSHSTDRSKERRKSNSPSSFRAEQKVGRTDKRSSPQRDDRPNQERVSRRSRSPGRERPSRSDADRDKRPAKSPSKDTSLGKENRSPHRRGAHSPARKRSASPRHRDARYPSASASERTSKQSHSPSRTRFSPQRRRSRSPEVRRRDAERQESPLRKRSRADVGPGRDRSRDNSPRSSSRRRMSRSPLRRRSPSPRRRSRSSPRRRSRSPLRRRSGERDRYGRLRQYRRSTSRDRERRRRGRDEDKFKGSLSEGMKVDQESSEEEVLEDFDGEEIDEEALIEQRRQQRMAIVQKYKIVNEDTNQTSEPSSPQSSTRSRSPSPDDILERVAADVKEYERENVNTFEANIKAKHNLIAQEKDGSNPKKPSAPDMFTESDDMFAADFDSARMRAAGVGKDFKENPNLRDNWTDAEGYYRVNIGETLDKRYDVYGYTGQGVFSNVIRARDTARAGQEVAIKIIRNNELMHKTGLKELEFLKKLNDADPDDKFHCLRLFRHFYHKQHLCLVFEPLSMNLREVLKKYGKDVGLHIKAVRSYSQQLFLALKLLKRCNILHADIKPDNILVNESKTILKLCDFGSASHVADNDITPYLVSRFYRAPEIIIGKPYDYGIDMWSVGCTLYELYTGKILLPGSSNNHMLKLAMDLKGKMPNKMIRKGLFKDQHFDQNLNFLYIEVDKVTEREKVTVMSTINPTKDLLADMIGGQRLPEDQRKKVMQLKDLLDGTLMLDPAKRISINQALQHPFIQEKI, encoded by the exons ATGGCCGACGTTGAGATGGACATCTCGTCCAGGAGAATGAATAATGGCAACGAGCACGT GAAGCAAGATCTGGAAAGCCATGAACGAAGTGGAAATGAGGACAGCGGCGACATatctgaagaggaggaggaggag GAGGAGGCTGAAACTAACGGCGAGAAGACAGAGGAGGGGTCCAAACATCACAGCAGTAGCGGTAAACACAAGCGGAAAAAACACAAGCATCGCAGTaagcacaaaaagcacaaacatgCCTCTGATGAGGACAAGGACCGCAAACGCAAGCATCGTCACAAACATAGGAAACACAAACGCAAAGAGGGCTCCTCTCCCTCCGCCGCTGTCCTCTTTGGCTCCTCTACTCATAGAAAAATTGaatcttctccttcttctggAAATCCAAGTCTGGATGACAGGGCCTTGCTGGAGGATTTGGAGAAACAGAGGGCCATGATCAAAGCTGAACTTGACAGCCAGTTGATGGAGGGAAAAGTTCAGTCTGGCATGGGTTTGATCCTTCAGGGGTATAACTCTGGATCTGAAGAGGATGGAGATGCAAGGTTCAGAAATGGAGAACCACGACAAAGGGGCAGCTCAGGTAAACCTATATCACCCAGAGGAGGAAAAAGTGGCAAATCTAGACGGGACTCAACAGAGGGCAGTAAGTCTAGCTCCAAACGCCGTAGTCGGAGTAAGTCTGCAGACAAGCCGGCCAAGGAGTCTAAGCAGGACAAGGTGACCAAAAGCACCAAGGACACAGGTGTAAAAGACAGAGGGCGTGGAAGGAGCAGGTCAAAAGACAGGAAGCGTTCACACAGCACTGATAGGTCCAAGGAGAGAAGGAAGTCCAACTCTCCTTCCAGCTTCAGGGCAGAGCAGAAAGTCGGCCGCACTGATAAACGGTCCTCTCCGCAGCGGGATGATAGACCCAACCAGGAAAGAGTGAGCCGACGGTCCAGATCGCCTGGACGGGAACGGCCAAGTCGCTCAGACGCTGACCGGGACAAACGGCCAGCCAAGTCACCATCCAAGGACACTTCTTTAGGAAAGGAAAACCGTTCCCCTCATAGACGAGGGGCTCACAGCCCTGCAAGGAAACGCAGCGCTTCCCCTCGCCATAGAGATGCCCGCTACCCTTCGGCTAGTGCCTCAGAAAGGACATCAAAACAGAGCCACTCTCCTTCCAGAACTAGGTTCTCGCCCCAGAGACGCCGTAGCCGCTCACCAGAGGTCAGGAGGCGAGATGCTGAGAGGCAGGAGTCACCACTGAG GAAGCGCTCTCGGGCAGATGTTGGACCAGGCAGAGACCGATCGCGCGATAACAGTCCGAGATCATCGTCTCGCCGCAGGATGAGTCGCTCGCCTCTGAGACGACGGTCCCCATCGCCACGCCGCCGCTCCCGCTCCTCCCCCCGCAGACGGAGCAGGTCTCCACTGAGACGGAG GTCTGGGGAGAGAGACCGATATGGTCGACTCCGACAGTATCGACGCTCAACGTCCCGCGATCGGGAAAGAAGGCGACGCGGCAGAGATGAAGACAAGTTTAAGGGAAGTCTCTCAGAAGGCATGAAAGTCGATCAGGAGTCCTCAGAGGAAGAAGT TTTGGAGGATTTTGATGGTGAGGAGATAGATGAAGAAGCTCTCATTGAGCAGCGCCGCCAACAGCGTATGGCCATCGTCCAG AAGTACAAAATCGTGAACGAGGACACCAATCAGACATCGGAGCCCAGCAGCCCCCAGAGCAGCACGCGTAGCCGTTCGCCCTCACCCGATGACATCTTGGAGCGAGTAGCCGCAGACGTGAAGGAGTACGAGCGTGAGAATGTCAACACCTTCGAGGCCAACATCAAAGCCAAGCACAACCTCATCGCCCAGGAGAAAGACG GATCTAACCCGAAGAAGCCTTCAGCTCCAGACATGTTTACCGAGTCAGATGACATGTTTGCTGCAGACTTTGAC AGTGCCAGGATGAGAGCAGCCGGTGTAGGAAAGGACTTCAAGGAGAACCCCAACCTCAGGGACAACTGGACTGATGCTGAGGGTTACTACC GAGTGAACATCGGGGAGACGCTGGACAAACGTTACGACGTGTATGGCTACACTGGACAAGGTGTGTTCAGCAATGTGATCAGAGCCAGAGACACTGCCCGAGCCGGCCAGGAGGTGGCAATCAAGATCATCCGAAACAACGAGCTCAT GCACAAGACTGGTTTAAAAGAGCTGGAATTCCTGAAGAAGCTGAATGACGCCGATCCCGATGACAAGTTCCACTGCCTGCGCCTTTTCAGGCACTTTTACCACAAGCAGCATCTTTGTTTGGTGTTTGAGCCTCTAAG CATGAATTTGCGAGAGGTGTTGAAGAAGTACGGTAAAGATGTTGGGCTTCACATCAAAGCTGTGCGTTCCTACAGCCAGCAGCTCTTCTTGGCTCTCAAGCTGCTCAAACGATGCAACATTCTCCACGCCGACATCAAGCCAGATAATATCCTG GTGAACGAGTCAAAGACCATCCTGAAGCTGTGTGACTTTGGTTCGGCATCACATGTTGCTGACAATGACATCACACCATATCTGGTCAGCAGATTTTACAGGGCTCCAGAAATTA TCATAGGAAAGCCATACGACTATGGCATCGACATGTGGTCCGTCGGCTGCACTCTGTACGAGCTTTACACGGGCAAAATCCTGCTTCCCGGATCTTCCAACAATCACATGCTCAAGCTAGCTATGGACCTCAAGGGCAAGATGCCCAACAAG ATGATCCGTAAAGGATTGTTCAAAGACCAGCACTTCGATCAGAATTTGAACTTCTTGTACATTGAAGTAGACAAAGTGACTGAAAGG GAGAAGGTGACAGTGATGAGCACCATCAACCCCACCAAAGACCTGCTGGCAGACATGATAGGAGGCCAGCGGCTGCCCGAGGACCAGAGGAAGAAGGTAATGCAGCTGAAGGACCTGCTGGATGGAACGCTGATGCTGGACCCTGCCAAGCGCATCAGTATCAACCAGGCTCTGCAGCACCCCTTTATCCAGGAGAAGATCTGA